A single window of Microbispora hainanensis DNA harbors:
- a CDS encoding phosphotransferase has translation MSDDSRDRAGLDEEQRRRRTGDGPPPPAGGVRLPWTAVPSHLRLAVERHLGDHVAEAVTQPGGFSPGVAARLRLAGGGRAFVKAVGPEPNPISPGIHRAEARVAAALPATAPAPRLLASFDEDGWVVLLFEDVEGRTPAQPWTVAELGLVLGAVADLAETLTPAPVAVPSAGERLAEEYQGWRRLAAGSGSLGADGLGADGPGSGGPGSRGLGSGGPGSLRPGEDGSDVAWARRHLDRLAELEAGWDRAVEGDTMAHADLRADNLLLTADGRVYVVDWPWACLAAPWFDLLGMLPSVAMQGGPPPAEVFDGHPVAAKADPDAVTAVLAAQTGYFLQRGSLPPPPGLPTLRAFQLAQGRQALAWLRQRTGWR, from the coding sequence ATGAGCGACGATTCCCGGGACCGCGCCGGCCTGGACGAGGAGCAGCGGCGTCGCCGTACCGGTGACGGCCCGCCCCCGCCCGCCGGCGGCGTACGACTGCCGTGGACCGCGGTGCCCTCGCACCTGCGGCTGGCCGTCGAGCGGCACCTCGGAGATCACGTGGCCGAGGCCGTCACCCAGCCCGGCGGGTTCTCCCCGGGCGTGGCGGCCCGCCTGCGGCTCGCCGGTGGGGGCAGGGCCTTCGTCAAGGCGGTCGGGCCCGAGCCGAACCCGATCAGCCCCGGCATCCACCGAGCGGAGGCCCGGGTGGCCGCCGCGCTGCCGGCCACGGCGCCCGCGCCCCGGCTGCTCGCCTCCTTCGACGAGGACGGCTGGGTGGTCCTGCTGTTCGAGGACGTCGAGGGCCGCACCCCCGCCCAGCCCTGGACGGTGGCGGAGCTCGGCCTCGTGCTCGGCGCGGTGGCCGATCTGGCCGAGACGCTCACCCCCGCGCCCGTGGCCGTGCCGTCGGCCGGCGAGCGGCTCGCGGAGGAATACCAGGGATGGCGGCGCCTGGCTGCCGGCTCGGGCAGCCTCGGCGCGGACGGCCTCGGCGCGGACGGCCCGGGCTCGGGTGGCCCGGGCTCGCGCGGCCTGGGTTCGGGCGGGCCGGGCTCCCTGCGTCCCGGCGAGGACGGATCCGACGTGGCGTGGGCCCGGCGGCATCTGGACCGGCTGGCGGAGCTGGAGGCGGGCTGGGACCGGGCGGTGGAGGGCGACACGATGGCCCACGCCGACCTCCGGGCCGACAACCTGCTGCTCACCGCCGACGGGCGCGTCTACGTGGTGGACTGGCCCTGGGCGTGCCTGGCGGCCCCGTGGTTCGACCTCCTCGGGATGCTCCCGAGCGTGGCCATGCAGGGCGGGCCGCCGCCGGCCGAGGTCTTCGACGGCCACCCGGTCGCGGCGAAGGCGGACCCCGACGCGGTCACCGCGGTTCTCGCCGCCCAGACCGGCTACTTCCTGCAGAGGGGAAGCCTTCCCCCGCCGCCGGGCCTGCCCACGCTCCGCGCGTTCCAGCTCGCCCAGGGCCGGCAGGCCCTGGCCTGGCTGCGGCAACGGACCGGCTGGAGATGA